A region from the Falco cherrug isolate bFalChe1 chromosome 17, bFalChe1.pri, whole genome shotgun sequence genome encodes:
- the PTS gene encoding 6-pyruvoyl tetrahydrobiopterin synthase, with protein sequence MAPPAARLARLSRSVCFSACHRLHSKSLSDEENLKLFGKCNNPNGHGHNYKVIVTVRGEIDPVSGMVMNLTDLKEYMQEAIMEPLDHKNLDKDVPYFAEVVSTTENVAVFIWENLKKLLPVGTLYKVKVYETDQNIVIYKGEETISEK encoded by the exons ATGGCCCCGCCGGCAGCGCGGCTGGCGCGGCTCTCCCGCAGCGTCTGCTTCAGCGCCTGCCACCGGCTGCACAG TAAATCGCTGAGTGATGAAGAAAACCTGAAGCTGTTTGGGAAATGCAACAATCCAAACGGCCATGGGCACAACTATAAAG ttatagTCACTGTGCGTGGAGAG ATCGACCCAGTTTCTGGAATGGTTATGAACCTGACGGACCTGAAGGAGTATATGCAG gaggCGATCATGGAACCGCTTGACCACAAAAACCTGGATAAGGATGTGCCATACTTTGCTGAGGTTgtgag CACCACAGAGAACGTTGCAGTATTCATCTGGGAAAACCTCAAGAAGCTCCTGCCCGTGGGAACCCTTTATAAAGTCAAAGTGTATGAAACGGACCAGAACATTGTCATTtataaaggagaagaaacaatCTCTGAGAAGTGA
- the LOC129737532 gene encoding uncharacterized protein LOC129737532 encodes MATFLFLVQLLFIGTLISPEYAQGEGCDLPLNATASNFSVLVTPAAYRANTTYLVTVNDNRNLTDGKNVTKYLLQALSPQNVSTGQWKVTSRDNCSSAILNATQTSAKWTSPANNLSSVKIRAYILFSDKSAQFSTVTLTEGSGSSTAPPTTTPNSVSMVQSSSFFLSLLQLPLLLLTSNLLS; translated from the exons ATGGCAACCTTCCTCTTCTTGGTGCAACTCCTCTTCATTGGGACACTAATCAGCCCAGAATACGCACAGGGAGAAGGATGTGATTTGCCTCTGAATGCGACTGCGAGCAATTTCAGTGTGCTCGTGACACCTGCGGCATACCGGGCCAACACAACCTACCTAG TTACAGTAAATGACAACAGAAACCTCACTGACGGCAAGAACGTGACCAAGTATTTACTGCAAGCCTTGTCCCCACAAAACGTCTCCACAGGACAATGGAAGGTGACAAGCAGGGACAACTGCAGTTCTGCAATACTGAATGCCACTCAGACATCAGCCAAGTGGACATCTCCAGCCAATAACCTCTCTTCCGTGAAAATAAG GGCATATATCCTCTTCAGCGATAAATCCGCCCAGTTCAGCACCGTGACTCTGACGGAAG GATCGGGGTCGTCCACAGCACCACCGACCACCACCCCCAACTCCGTCTCCAtggtgcagagcagctccttCTTCTTATCCCTCCTTCAGCTGCCGCtgctcctcctcaccagcaacCTGCTCTCCTAA